One part of the Bradyrhizobium sp. CB1650 genome encodes these proteins:
- a CDS encoding ATP-dependent helicase: MRIAIASQNDITLFNSRCTLVATRAQSLAAVEAAYTAVIGGAEDPHRRWQFAVEKRRRDVDRSRLEWRGQNPELANFIEAYEAELRNRGLIDYDDMPLLAYRMIKEYGWIRDAISARFPVLFVDEYQDLGHALHELVLLLCFSGVIRLFAVGDADQSIYGFNGANPELLASLTERADVRTIRLRFNYRSGKKIISASLGALGEERDYREIDGAPDGELAFYAVPFGLDQQAQTIATTIIPNILARGVLPDEIAVLYRAGWHGDKVAEALREADIPFVRADPKGLVRRGSRLACFVEDCARWATGGWRDADPRYSRLLARASALVHGRSASEDEVQELSDRLIAFLNSSIGTGETTHFWLQRYQRELIEPWQAITRNSEQDWDVCSEMISNTDPANDLDMPLNRFAGRVEGAGRVTLTTLHSAKGREFDAVVMYGVNSSDLPNNRDKQTPHGLREARRSFYVGVTRPRKSLSLVFQEHHHSPWVYELAQRSEG, encoded by the coding sequence ATGAGGATCGCGATAGCAAGCCAAAACGACATTACGCTGTTCAACTCGCGTTGTACATTGGTCGCGACGCGGGCGCAATCGCTCGCCGCTGTGGAAGCCGCCTATACCGCCGTGATCGGTGGCGCCGAAGATCCGCATCGGCGCTGGCAGTTCGCCGTGGAGAAGCGGCGACGCGACGTCGATCGCAGTCGGCTGGAATGGAGAGGGCAGAACCCCGAACTGGCGAATTTCATCGAAGCCTACGAAGCGGAACTGCGAAATCGAGGGCTCATCGACTACGACGACATGCCGCTGCTCGCCTATCGTATGATAAAGGAATACGGGTGGATACGGGATGCGATCAGTGCACGCTTCCCAGTGTTGTTTGTCGACGAATATCAGGATCTTGGGCACGCGCTGCACGAGCTTGTGCTGCTGCTCTGCTTCAGCGGAGTCATCCGACTTTTCGCGGTCGGCGACGCAGACCAATCGATTTATGGCTTCAACGGCGCCAACCCGGAGCTTCTGGCGAGCCTTACGGAGCGCGCTGATGTCCGAACGATTCGATTGCGCTTCAACTACCGGTCCGGCAAGAAAATCATCAGCGCCTCGCTCGGCGCACTCGGCGAGGAGCGCGACTATCGGGAAATCGACGGGGCGCCGGACGGGGAGTTGGCGTTCTACGCCGTCCCGTTCGGTCTTGATCAGCAAGCGCAGACCATCGCCACGACCATCATCCCGAATATTCTCGCGAGGGGCGTCCTGCCAGACGAGATCGCCGTCCTGTATCGGGCGGGTTGGCATGGCGACAAAGTCGCGGAGGCCTTGAGGGAAGCAGACATTCCCTTCGTCCGCGCAGACCCTAAGGGCTTGGTTCGACGAGGATCGCGGCTTGCTTGCTTCGTTGAGGATTGCGCGCGCTGGGCGACGGGCGGATGGCGGGATGCCGACCCTCGCTACAGCCGCTTGCTCGCGCGCGCCTCCGCGCTCGTCCACGGACGCAGCGCGAGCGAGGACGAGGTGCAGGAGCTATCGGACCGTCTCATCGCTTTCCTGAATTCGTCCATCGGCACCGGAGAGACTACGCACTTTTGGCTTCAACGGTACCAACGTGAGTTGATCGAACCGTGGCAGGCGATCACGCGCAATTCAGAACAAGATTGGGATGTCTGCTCCGAGATGATCTCGAACACCGATCCGGCGAACGATCTCGACATGCCGCTCAACCGTTTCGCCGGAAGGGTCGAAGGTGCAGGACGCGTCACCTTGACCACGTTGCACAGCGCGAAGGGACGGGAATTCGACGCCGTCGTCATGTACGGCGTCAACTCCTCCGATCTCCCGAACAACAGAGATAAACAGACGCCGCACGGTCTTCGTGAGGCGCGTCGAAGCTTCTACGTCGGCGTCACACGTCCTAGGAAGTCGCTGAGCCTGGTCTTCCAGGAGCATCACCATTCGCCCTGGGTGTACGAACTCGCGCAACGAAGCGAGGGCTAA
- a CDS encoding intradiol ring-cleavage dioxygenase: MNGSTRRGFLGFVSAGAAGLLRSRAEAAPASTDTEPACILTPQAEEGPFYADPKLVRSDITEGRPGVPLTLRLRVVEAGPCTAIKDARVDIWHCDAKGLYSAFPGQGDRHNIDATGKRFLRGTQVTDEAGWVAFNTIYPGWYDGRTTHIHFKVFLDDRTVLTGQTFLPDALNEFIYTNVPDYRDRARQRTIINANDDVIGRSDPEHRAFCAVKEERDRYVATLTLGVDRRTDATVGRRGPPPGPPPSGRGGSMFGRPIKDRLAALVPGLKPGR; encoded by the coding sequence GTGAACGGATCGACGCGGCGCGGATTCCTGGGGTTTGTATCGGCCGGTGCGGCGGGATTGCTCCGGAGCCGTGCGGAGGCTGCTCCCGCGTCAACGGACACTGAACCAGCCTGCATCCTGACACCGCAGGCGGAGGAAGGGCCGTTTTATGCCGACCCAAAACTCGTTCGATCCGACATCACCGAGGGCAGGCCCGGCGTGCCGCTGACATTGCGGCTGCGCGTGGTCGAGGCCGGGCCCTGCACGGCGATCAAGGACGCCCGGGTCGACATCTGGCATTGCGATGCAAAAGGCCTCTATTCGGCCTTCCCCGGCCAGGGCGACCGCCACAACATCGACGCGACCGGCAAGCGGTTCCTGCGCGGCACGCAAGTCACCGACGAGGCCGGCTGGGTTGCGTTCAACACGATCTATCCCGGCTGGTATGACGGCCGCACCACGCACATCCATTTCAAGGTGTTTTTGGATGATCGCACGGTGCTGACCGGGCAGACCTTCCTGCCCGACGCGCTGAACGAGTTCATCTACACCAACGTGCCCGACTATCGCGACCGCGCCCGGCAGCGCACGATCATCAACGCCAATGATGATGTGATCGGACGCTCCGACCCCGAGCATCGCGCCTTCTGCGCGGTGAAGGAAGAGCGCGACCGCTACGTTGCGACGCTGACGCTCGGCGTCGACCGACGCACTGACGCGACCGTCGGGCGCCGCGGACCTCCGCCGGGTCCCCCGCCGTCAGGCAGGGGCGGATCGATGTTCGGGCGCCCGATCAAGGACCGGCTCGCCGCGCTGGTGCCGGGGTTGAAGCCGGGCCGCTAA
- the map gene encoding type I methionyl aminopeptidase — MSYVEATDTSLRKTGQIKLHGPSAFVGMRKAGALVAKCLDELTDVVGPGVPTSRIDEFVREFAFSHGAYPATLMYRGYRYSTCTSLNHVVCHGMPGDRPLKEGDIVNIDVTFIVDGWYGDSSRMYSIGPIARKAERLIEVTYEAMMRGIAAVKPGATTGDIGHAIQSFVEPQGMSVVRDFCGHGLGRMFHDEPNIIHIGRPGEGVQLKPGMFFTIEPMINLGKPHVKILSDGWTAVTRDRSLSAQFEHSVGVTATGVEIFTLSERHGEKQIG; from the coding sequence ATGAGCTACGTCGAAGCCACCGATACCTCGCTCCGCAAGACCGGACAGATCAAGCTGCATGGACCGAGCGCCTTTGTCGGCATGCGCAAGGCGGGCGCGCTGGTGGCCAAGTGTCTCGACGAGCTCACCGACGTCGTCGGGCCCGGCGTACCGACCTCGCGCATCGACGAGTTCGTCCGCGAGTTCGCCTTCAGCCACGGCGCCTATCCGGCGACGCTGATGTATCGCGGCTATCGCTACTCGACCTGCACCTCGCTCAACCACGTGGTCTGCCACGGCATGCCCGGCGACCGGCCGCTGAAGGAAGGCGACATCGTCAACATCGACGTCACCTTCATCGTCGACGGCTGGTATGGCGATTCCAGCCGGATGTATTCGATCGGCCCGATCGCACGCAAGGCCGAGCGGCTGATCGAGGTGACCTACGAGGCGATGATGCGCGGCATCGCCGCGGTGAAGCCCGGCGCCACCACCGGCGACATCGGCCACGCCATCCAGAGCTTCGTCGAACCGCAGGGCATGAGCGTGGTGCGCGATTTCTGCGGCCATGGCCTGGGCCGCATGTTCCACGACGAGCCCAACATCATCCATATCGGCCGCCCCGGCGAGGGCGTCCAGCTCAAGCCCGGCATGTTCTTCACCATCGAGCCGATGATCAATCTCGGCAAGCCGCATGTGAAGATCCTCTCCGACGGCTGGACCGCCGTGACCCGCGACCGGTCGCTGTCGGCGCAGTTCGAGCACTCCGTCGGCGTCACCGCCACGGGCGTCGAGATCTTTACGCTGTCGGAACGACACGGCGAGAAACAGATCGGCTGA
- a CDS encoding mechanosensitive ion channel domain-containing protein — translation MDMDLKDLMEFVQTTARSVGAEIASPWFYLQFGLILAAAGIAYAAEAGIRNRIDMTNLAIRWPLPLRHFARVMVSSASTAVFTLLVIISRVVMYHATWPSRSYLLMVAAKLGLAWLAIRLVTSVLRNAFLVKLVSITAWFVAALSIIGQLDATVELLDSFAIVLGGLRLTPLLLIKAGALLIIALWLTNIASNFAESRINSTTDLTPSVQVLLVKIIRIGLLTVAIVIALGAVGIDLSALAVFSGAVGVGIGIGLQKIVANFISGIILLADKSVKPGDLVTIGDNTGRISAMKTRYISVAAGDGREFLVPNEDLVTQKVVNWTYTDKNTLVKITFGTNYDADPKLVCKLAIETAAAHPRAQKGKPPNCILTEFAEAGMKFSLTLWLADPDGMDNVRSDVMLALWDAFKREGIRVPYPVREIRIRGGALPVETTVEVPN, via the coding sequence ATGGACATGGACCTCAAAGACCTCATGGAGTTCGTGCAGACGACCGCGCGCAGCGTCGGGGCCGAGATCGCATCGCCCTGGTTCTACCTGCAGTTCGGTCTCATCCTGGCCGCGGCCGGCATCGCCTATGCAGCGGAAGCCGGAATTCGCAACCGCATCGACATGACGAACCTGGCGATACGCTGGCCGCTGCCGCTTCGCCACTTCGCCCGCGTGATGGTCTCCAGCGCCTCCACCGCGGTGTTCACCCTGCTCGTGATCATCTCCCGCGTGGTGATGTACCATGCGACCTGGCCGAGCCGGAGCTACCTGCTGATGGTCGCCGCGAAGCTGGGGCTGGCCTGGCTCGCGATACGGCTCGTGACCTCGGTGCTGCGCAACGCCTTCCTGGTCAAGCTGGTTTCGATCACGGCGTGGTTCGTCGCGGCGCTCTCCATCATCGGCCAGCTCGATGCGACGGTGGAGCTGCTCGACTCCTTCGCGATCGTGCTCGGCGGCCTCAGGCTGACGCCGCTGCTGCTGATCAAGGCGGGCGCGCTGCTGATCATCGCGCTCTGGCTCACCAACATCGCGAGCAATTTCGCCGAGAGCCGGATCAACTCGACGACAGACCTGACGCCGTCGGTGCAGGTGCTGCTGGTCAAGATCATCCGGATCGGACTTCTCACCGTCGCCATCGTGATCGCGCTCGGCGCCGTCGGCATCGATCTCTCGGCACTCGCGGTGTTTTCCGGCGCGGTCGGCGTCGGCATCGGTATCGGCCTGCAGAAGATCGTCGCCAACTTCATCTCGGGGATCATCCTGCTCGCCGACAAGTCGGTGAAGCCCGGCGACCTCGTCACCATCGGCGACAATACCGGCCGCATCAGCGCGATGAAGACGCGCTATATTTCCGTTGCCGCGGGCGACGGCCGCGAATTCCTGGTGCCGAACGAGGACCTGGTGACGCAGAAGGTCGTCAACTGGACCTATACCGACAAGAACACGCTGGTGAAGATCACCTTCGGCACCAACTACGACGCCGATCCGAAGCTGGTGTGCAAGCTCGCGATCGAAACCGCCGCGGCCCACCCGCGCGCGCAGAAGGGCAAGCCGCCGAACTGCATCTTGACCGAGTTTGCCGAGGCCGGGATGAAGTTCTCGCTGACCCTCTGGCTCGCCGATCCCGACGGTATGGACAACGTCAGGAGCGACGTCATGCTGGCGCTGTGGGACGCTTTCAAACGCGAAGGCATCCGGGTTCCCTACCCCGTCCGCGAGATCCGCATCCGCGGCGGTGCCCTGCCGGTCGAAACCACCGTAGAAGTCCCGAATTGA
- a CDS encoding potassium/proton antiporter, with protein sequence MASLDSVSIAILLGAVLVMAGILSSLLALRFGAPLLLVFLAIGMLAGDSGPGQLQFDDVRTTYLVGSVALALILFDGGLRTRFASIRTVLAPSVVLATAGVLLTALITAPFAKFALDLNWTEALLVGAVVASTDAAAVFLLVHTQGLRLRPRVGATLEAESGTNDPFAIFLTLMLVEYISLGSGTASHVLTEFIQEAVLGAVVGVIGGRLVVVALNRVALPQGLHAPFVTTAALVIFGGSQIMHASGFLAVYLAGIIIGNRPTRAHNSVVTFLDAATWLAQIVMFVLLGLLVSPHRLGASVLPAVGVAFVLMLIARPLAVFVCLAPFRFNWREKIFIAWTGLRGAVAIFLASIPMLVGLTKAYLYFDVAFVVVIISLLLQGWTLAPAARKLHVALPRAERGPRRVELDLPGQLEQQLVGYSVRPKSLYFRRGLIPSWSKPTLVIRNESILTPTEADPIAPGDYIYLLAPPEKAEALDRFFVDMQPSSEPDPHLLGDFMVSGEHTLAELAEIYGVKVSEDEGRLTLADYFDVHLDRAPKAGAELALGEIVLVARSISGGRVNVVGLRLPEDEEKPEPVTRTQLLRRKLADLWTSVAGI encoded by the coding sequence ATGGCTTCCCTCGATTCGGTCAGCATCGCCATTCTGCTCGGCGCCGTCCTGGTGATGGCCGGCATCCTCTCGAGCCTGCTCGCGCTGCGCTTCGGTGCGCCGCTGCTGCTCGTCTTCCTTGCGATCGGCATGCTGGCGGGCGATTCCGGCCCGGGGCAGCTCCAGTTCGACGACGTGCGCACGACCTATCTGGTCGGCTCGGTGGCGCTCGCGCTGATCCTGTTCGACGGCGGCTTGCGGACGCGGTTTGCGAGCATCCGCACCGTGCTCGCGCCCTCGGTGGTGCTTGCGACCGCCGGCGTGCTCCTCACCGCGCTGATCACTGCCCCCTTCGCCAAATTCGCGCTCGACCTGAACTGGACGGAGGCGCTGCTGGTCGGCGCCGTGGTCGCCTCGACCGACGCCGCTGCGGTATTCCTCCTGGTGCACACCCAGGGCTTGCGCCTGCGTCCGCGCGTCGGTGCGACGCTGGAGGCGGAATCCGGCACCAACGATCCCTTCGCGATCTTCCTCACGCTGATGCTGGTCGAATACATCTCGCTGGGGTCGGGCACGGCGAGCCATGTGCTGACCGAATTCATCCAGGAGGCCGTGCTGGGTGCCGTCGTCGGCGTGATCGGCGGACGCCTGGTCGTCGTGGCGCTCAACCGGGTGGCACTGCCGCAGGGCCTGCATGCGCCGTTCGTCACCACCGCGGCGCTTGTCATCTTCGGCGGCTCGCAGATCATGCACGCCTCCGGCTTCCTCGCGGTCTATCTCGCCGGCATCATCATCGGCAACCGTCCGACACGCGCCCATAATTCGGTGGTGACGTTTCTCGACGCCGCGACCTGGCTCGCGCAGATCGTGATGTTCGTGCTCCTCGGCCTCCTGGTCTCCCCGCATCGGCTCGGCGCGAGCGTATTGCCGGCCGTCGGCGTCGCATTTGTGCTGATGCTGATCGCACGGCCGCTGGCCGTATTCGTGTGCCTCGCGCCCTTCCGCTTCAACTGGCGCGAGAAGATTTTCATCGCCTGGACCGGCTTGCGCGGCGCGGTCGCGATCTTCCTCGCATCGATTCCGATGCTGGTCGGATTGACGAAGGCCTATCTCTATTTCGACGTCGCCTTCGTCGTCGTCATCATCTCGCTTTTGCTGCAGGGCTGGACGCTGGCGCCCGCTGCGCGCAAGCTGCACGTGGCGCTGCCGCGCGCCGAGCGCGGACCGCGCCGCGTCGAGCTGGATCTGCCCGGCCAGCTCGAGCAGCAGCTCGTCGGCTATTCCGTCCGCCCCAAGAGCCTGTATTTCCGCCGCGGCCTGATCCCGTCATGGTCTAAGCCGACCCTGGTGATCCGCAACGAGAGCATCCTGACACCCACGGAAGCCGATCCGATCGCGCCGGGCGACTACATTTATCTGCTCGCGCCGCCGGAAAAGGCCGAGGCGCTCGATCGCTTCTTCGTCGACATGCAGCCGAGCTCGGAGCCCGATCCGCATCTGCTCGGCGACTTCATGGTCTCCGGCGAGCATACGCTCGCCGAGCTTGCCGAGATCTATGGCGTGAAGGTGAGCGAGGACGAGGGCAGGCTGACCCTGGCCGACTATTTCGACGTTCATCTCGATCGCGCACCGAAGGCGGGCGCGGAGCTCGCACTCGGCGAGATCGTGCTGGTGGCCCGCTCGATCTCGGGTGGCCGCGTCAATGTCGTCGGCCTGCGCCTGCCGGAGGACGAGGAGAAGCCCGAGCCCGTGACCCGCACGCAACTCCTGCGGCGCAAGCTCGCCGATCTCTGGACCTCGGTCGCGGGAATTTAG
- a CDS encoding PepSY domain-containing protein, whose translation MRKLILPAIVAIGLGAAAPALAYDTGDQISMQAALDVATDLGVMTVSHTNFLGDEWQIEGRDRTGRWMEVDVDARTGEVRNVDRGW comes from the coding sequence ATGCGAAAACTCATCTTGCCGGCCATCGTCGCGATCGGGTTAGGGGCGGCCGCGCCGGCGCTGGCCTATGATACGGGCGATCAGATCTCGATGCAGGCCGCGCTAGATGTCGCGACCGATCTCGGCGTCATGACGGTATCGCACACGAACTTCCTCGGCGATGAATGGCAGATCGAAGGCCGCGATCGCACCGGCCGCTGGATGGAGGTCGACGTCGACGCCAGGACCGGCGAGGTCCGCAATGTCGATCGCGGATGGTAG
- the modC gene encoding molybdenum ABC transporter ATP-binding protein, whose amino-acid sequence MLRVDVEKQLGEFSLRASFTSEGRVTGLFGASGAGKSSLVNMIAGLLRPDRGTIAIDGDVVDDTAAGIHVPTYRRRIGYVFQDARLFPHFNVAQNLDYGRRMNRLAPDPAQHKRIVDLLDIGALLDRRPGKLSGGERQRVALGRALLSKPRLLLLDEPLGALDEGRKLEILPYLMRLRDEANVPMVYVSHDVAELRQLATQIVMLKQGRVTSFGGVKVLS is encoded by the coding sequence ATGCTGCGCGTCGACGTCGAAAAACAGCTCGGTGAGTTCTCGCTGCGGGCGTCCTTCACCAGCGAGGGGCGCGTCACCGGCCTGTTCGGCGCGTCGGGCGCCGGCAAGAGCTCGCTCGTCAACATGATCGCGGGCCTCTTGCGTCCCGACCGCGGCACCATCGCGATCGACGGCGATGTCGTCGACGATACCGCGGCCGGCATTCACGTCCCGACCTATCGCCGCCGCATCGGCTACGTTTTCCAGGACGCGCGGCTGTTTCCGCATTTCAACGTCGCGCAAAATCTCGACTACGGTCGGCGGATGAATCGCCTCGCGCCTGATCCTGCGCAGCACAAGCGCATCGTCGACCTCTTGGACATCGGCGCCCTGCTCGACCGTCGGCCCGGAAAGCTCTCCGGTGGCGAGCGCCAGCGCGTCGCGCTCGGACGCGCGCTCTTGTCCAAGCCGCGCCTGCTGCTGCTCGACGAGCCGCTCGGCGCGCTGGACGAGGGCCGCAAGCTGGAGATCCTGCCCTATTTGATGCGGCTGCGCGACGAAGCCAACGTGCCGATGGTCTATGTCAGCCACGACGTCGCCGAGCTGCGTCAGCTCGCCACGCAGATCGTGATGCTGAAGCAGGGCCGGGTGACGTCGTTCGGCGGGGTGAAGGTGTTGTCGTGA
- the modB gene encoding molybdate ABC transporter permease subunit — translation MSAISPAEWTAILLSLRVAVIATLVATPFGVALAWLLARREFWGKSVIDALVHLPLVLPPVVTGYLLLLALGRRGLVGGFLADHLGIVFAFRWTGAALACGVMAFPLLVRPMRLSIEAIDRRLEQAAETLGAAPWKIFFTVTLPLALPGVLAGMMLGFAKAIGEFGATITFVSNIPGETQTISSAIYSLIQTPDGDAAAGRLVIISIVLALGALIVAEWFARRATARLHGN, via the coding sequence ATGTCCGCGATCTCGCCTGCCGAATGGACGGCGATCCTGCTCTCGCTCAGGGTCGCCGTCATCGCAACGCTGGTGGCGACGCCGTTCGGCGTTGCGCTGGCATGGCTGCTGGCACGCCGCGAGTTCTGGGGCAAGTCTGTCATCGACGCGCTGGTGCACCTGCCGCTAGTGCTGCCGCCGGTCGTCACCGGCTATCTCCTGCTTCTCGCCCTCGGCCGCCGTGGCCTCGTCGGCGGCTTTCTCGCCGATCATCTCGGCATTGTCTTCGCCTTCCGCTGGACCGGCGCGGCGCTTGCCTGCGGCGTGATGGCGTTTCCGCTCTTGGTGCGCCCGATGCGACTGTCGATCGAGGCGATCGATCGCCGGCTCGAGCAGGCCGCCGAGACGCTGGGCGCGGCGCCCTGGAAAATCTTCTTCACGGTGACACTGCCGCTCGCGCTGCCCGGCGTGCTCGCCGGCATGATGCTTGGTTTTGCCAAGGCGATCGGCGAGTTCGGCGCGACGATTACCTTCGTCTCCAACATTCCCGGCGAGACCCAGACGATTTCGTCGGCGATCTATTCGCTGATCCAGACACCCGATGGCGATGCTGCCGCCGGCCGGCTCGTCATCATCTCGATCGTGCTCGCGCTCGGCGCGCTGATTGTGGCCGAGTGGTTTGCGCGGCGCGCGACCGCGCGATTGCATGGAAACTGA
- the modA gene encoding molybdate ABC transporter substrate-binding protein has product MCRFAGLFTAFVILAGANLSTAAAEDKTITVFAAASMKNALDEVDAAYTAKTGIKFSVSYAASSVLARQIDQGAPADVFVSADTDWMDYATSKKAINEQTRVNLLGNSIVLIAPKDSRINDVTIANGFDLAKLAGDGRIATGDVKSVPVGKYAKAALEKLGAWQAAEAKFAMAESVRAALTLVARGEAALGIVYSTDAKVEPGVKIVGTFPADSHPAIIYPVAATTTAKPETNAYLAFLRSSVAKTILEKYGFKFLISPTT; this is encoded by the coding sequence ATGTGTCGTTTTGCCGGACTTTTCACCGCTTTCGTGATCCTCGCGGGCGCGAACCTCTCGACCGCCGCCGCCGAGGACAAGACCATCACCGTGTTCGCCGCCGCCTCGATGAAGAACGCGCTCGACGAGGTCGACGCCGCCTATACCGCCAAGACCGGGATCAAGTTCAGCGTCAGCTATGCCGCGAGCTCGGTGCTCGCGAGGCAAATCGACCAGGGCGCGCCGGCCGACGTGTTCGTCTCCGCCGACACCGACTGGATGGACTACGCGACGAGCAAGAAGGCCATTAACGAGCAGACCCGCGTCAACCTGCTCGGCAACAGCATCGTGCTGATCGCGCCTAAGGATTCACGGATCAACGACGTCACCATCGCAAACGGCTTCGATCTCGCGAAACTCGCCGGTGACGGCAGGATCGCGACCGGCGACGTGAAGTCGGTGCCGGTCGGCAAATATGCCAAGGCGGCGCTTGAGAAGCTTGGCGCGTGGCAGGCCGCGGAGGCGAAATTCGCCATGGCCGAGAGCGTACGCGCGGCACTGACGCTGGTCGCGCGCGGCGAGGCCGCGCTCGGCATCGTCTATTCGACCGACGCCAAGGTCGAGCCCGGCGTCAAGATCGTCGGCACTTTCCCGGCGGATTCGCATCCCGCGATCATCTATCCCGTCGCGGCGACCACGACCGCGAAGCCCGAGACCAACGCCTATCTGGCGTTCCTGCGCTCCTCAGTGGCCAAGACCATTCTGGAGAAGTACGGCTTCAAGTTCCTGATCAGCCCCACGACGTGA
- the mepA gene encoding penicillin-insensitive murein endopeptidase, producing MNPRRITPLLLLLALLHAGAALGQDKGSVNPKPLPPLANPNDPKIGAKELFARKLLPSKGPAHVIGSYVKGCIGGAAQMPLNGDNWQVMRLSRNRNWGHPDMIALIKRLAARAHKDAGWPGILVGDIGQPRGGPALSGHASHQIGLDADIWLTPMPDHRLSREEREDMSAVMMVREDRLDVDPRVFTPGHVLVLRDAAQEPAVQRIFVNAAIKKALCREAKGDRSWLSKIRPWWGHDYHFHIRMRCPPGASECESQKSQSEDEGCKPSDLDYWFKDSVLHPKPPPIPPKPKPPMTLAQMPAACKAVLHAPDAKP from the coding sequence ATGAATCCCCGCCGCATCACCCCTCTCCTGCTCCTGTTGGCTCTCCTGCACGCCGGCGCCGCGCTGGGCCAGGACAAGGGCAGCGTCAATCCAAAACCGCTGCCGCCGCTCGCCAACCCCAACGATCCCAAGATCGGCGCCAAGGAGCTGTTCGCGCGAAAACTGCTGCCCTCGAAGGGGCCGGCGCACGTCATCGGCTCTTACGTCAAGGGCTGCATCGGCGGCGCCGCACAGATGCCGCTCAACGGTGACAATTGGCAGGTGATGCGGCTGTCGCGCAACCGCAATTGGGGCCACCCTGACATGATTGCGCTGATCAAGCGGCTCGCGGCCAGGGCACACAAGGACGCCGGCTGGCCGGGCATCCTGGTAGGCGACATCGGCCAGCCGCGCGGCGGTCCCGCTTTGTCAGGCCATGCCAGCCATCAGATCGGATTGGACGCCGACATCTGGCTGACGCCGATGCCCGACCATCGCCTCTCGCGCGAGGAGCGCGAGGACATGTCGGCGGTGATGATGGTGCGCGAGGACCGGCTCGACGTCGATCCGCGCGTATTCACGCCCGGCCACGTGCTGGTGCTGCGCGACGCCGCACAGGAGCCGGCGGTGCAACGCATCTTCGTCAATGCCGCGATCAAGAAGGCGCTGTGCCGCGAGGCCAAGGGCGACCGCTCCTGGCTGTCGAAGATTCGACCGTGGTGGGGCCACGACTATCACTTCCACATCCGCATGCGCTGCCCGCCGGGCGCCAGTGAATGTGAGAGCCAGAAGTCGCAATCCGAGGACGAAGGCTGCAAGCCGTCCGACCTCGACTACTGGTTCAAGGACTCGGTGCTGCACCCGAAGCCGCCGCCGATACCGCCCAAGCCGAAGCCGCCAATGACGCTGGCCCAGATGCCGGCCGCCTGCAAAGCGGTGCTGCACGCACCCGATGCGAAGCCGTAA